One window from the genome of Hippocampus zosterae strain Florida chromosome 7, ASM2543408v3, whole genome shotgun sequence encodes:
- the asb3 gene encoding ankyrin repeat and SOCS box protein 3 has product MSRCRVTRRQSDKNRIESDWSSRIESKHHRLRSLKASLSSPDLTPPSSLASRHPGMDFSECYQDTVSTVAAAARVGDMRLLRSFIRQGRKVDLVDNRGWRAIHEAAAAGRVDCLKEILSAAARTAGSTAGFQAYVNSATHEGESACFLAARSGHLVAVRVLLKARADIDQLTNDLSCPLYAAVSNGHKDVVELLMAKGAQLNRSHTASCWTCLHLAVYQDRVDIVRLLVRSANLEAPDDYKITPLFLAAQHGRRECLEVLVRAGANVNAQAVDLASPLLLASQEGHLSCVDFLLENGADANLVCSEDWPQLPIHIAADFGHLSILRRLLSVTERACDRGEGLVSPLYLAIQSRQLPTMELLLAEGFSPDAQNCDSLLNVHSPLSFALKCNKREAARMLLAAGATLGLDEWHLVLTRDDADVLKLVLEHRRLYPPRFLSDDSAADGRSSKTPLRPPEFEDMVQVALQQPEFAGNWLPPLLKAGLEPELLLHFNTMNVANSEMVNFLLQFVNWSTVPPSLKAILCHRRALKTWQPFPQFDSVPDLSHLCRLQIRNLMGSDAVMRPNVVGRLPVPPCIHRFLQFDDVV; this is encoded by the exons ATGAGTCGTTGCCGAGTCACCAGAcgacaaagtgacaaaaatagAATAGAAAGCGACTGGAGTTCAAGAATCGAGTCAAAACATCACAGACTGAGGTCGCTGAAGGCTTCTTTGAGCAGCCCCGACTTAACCCCACCATCATCTCTCGCTTCG CGTCACCCCGGGATGGACTTCAGTGAATGCTACCAGGACACTGTGTCCACCGTGGCCGCCGCTGCCCGCGTAGGGGACATGAGGCTCCTGAGGTCCTTCATTCGCCAGGGCCGCAAAGTCGACCTTGTGGACAACCGGGGCTGGAGGGCCATCCACGAGGCGGCCGCCGCCGGCAGGGTGGACTGCCTTAAGGAGATCCTCTCTGCGGCCGCCAGGACGG CCGGCTCGACGGCGGGCTTCCAGGCGTACGTCAACTCGGCCACCCACGAGGGCGAGTCGGCCTGCTTCCTGGCGGCGAGAAGCGGCCACCTGGTCGCCGTCCGCGTCCTCCTCAAAGCCAGAGCCGACATCGACCAGCTCACCAACGACCTATCGTGTCCTCTCTACGCAG CGGTCAGCAACGGCCACAAGGATGTGGTGGAGCTCCTAATGGCCAAGGGGGCCCAATTGAATCGATCGCACACGGCCTCCTGCTGGACGTGCCTTCATCTGGCGGTCTATCAG GATCGCGTGGACATCGTGCGATTGCTGGTACGGTCGGCCAACCTGGAGGCACCAGACGACTACAAGATAACGCCACTCTTCCTGGCGGCGCAGCACGGACGGCGGGAATGTCTCGAGGTCCTCGTCCGCGCCG gcGCCAACGTGAACGCGCAGGCGGTGGACCTGGCCTCTCCGCTCCTGCTGGCTTCTCAGGAGGGTCACCTGTCTTGTGTGGACTTCTTGTTGGAAAACGGTGCAGATGCTAACCTGGTGTGCAGCGAGGATTGGCCCCAGCTGCCCATCCACATCGCCGCAGACTTCGGCCACCTCAG TATCCTGCGGCGGCTGCTGAGCGTCACGGAACGTGCGTGCGACCGCGGCGAGGGCCTGGTGAGCCCGCTCTACCTGGCCATTCAAAGCCGGCAGTTGCCCACCATGGAGCTGTTGCTCGCCGAAGGCTTTAGCCCCGACGCCCAGAACTGCGACAGCCTCCTGAACGTGCACTCGCCGCTCTCCTTCGCCttaaaatgcaacaaaag GGAGGCGGCCAGGATGCTGCTGGCGGCGGGAGCGACGCTGGGCCTGGACGAGTGGCATCTAGTGTTGACCCGTGACGACGCAGATGTACTGAAGCTGGTGCTGGAACACAG GAGGCTTTACCCACCACGATTCTTGAGCGACGACTCGGCGGCGGACGGCCGTTCAAGCAAGACGCCGCTGAGGCCGCCGGAGTTCGAAGACATGGTGCAGGTGGCGCTGCAGCAGCCGGAGTTTGCCGGCAACTGGCTGCCGCCGCTCCTGAAGGCCGGACTGGAACCCGAGTTGCTGCTGCACTTCAACAC AATGAATGTGGCCAACAGCGAGATGGTCAATTTCCTGCTGCAGTTTGTCAACTGGTCAACGGTGCCCCCCTCTTTGAAAGCCATCCTGTGCCATAGACGGGCATTGAAGACGTGGCAACCATTCCCGCAATTTG ACTCGGTCCCCGACCTGTCGCATCTGTGCCGGCTGCAGATCAGGAATTTAATGGGATCCGACGCGGTGATGAGACCAAATGTGGTGGGCAGGCTCCCCGTACCACCGTGCATCCACCGCTTCCTGCAGTTCGACGACGTCGTCTAG